In a single window of the Lates calcarifer isolate ASB-BC8 linkage group LG1, TLL_Latcal_v3, whole genome shotgun sequence genome:
- the LOC108881958 gene encoding olfactory receptor-like protein DTMT: MDDELNVTYITIGGYVKVNKYRYVYFLIMFTVYILIICCNSTIVSLIVIHQNLHEPMYIFIAALLLNCVLYSTTVYPKLLIDFLSEKQIISYSACVLQLFTFYFFGSSEFLLLAAMAYDRYVSICKPLQYPTIMTKNTVRILLILSWFVSACHIAVPAIISAETKLCNFTLKGIFCNNTIFQLHCVRSRLLTIYGVVALIDLVILPMLFIICTYIKIIIISYQSCREVRKKVAETCLPHLLVLISFSCWSAYDVSIARVESNFPKIAHLVMTLQIVLYHPLFNPLIYGLKMKAISKHLRRLFCTAKII, from the coding sequence ATGGATGAtgaattaaatgtaacatatatTACAATTGGTGGGTatgtaaaagtaaacaaatacagatatgtttattttctaatcatgtttacagtatatattctaATCATCTGCTGTAATTCTACTATTGTGTCTCTTATTGTGATCCATCAAAACCTTCATGAgcctatgtacattttcattgcagctttgCTACTGAACTGTGTTCTTTACAGCACTACTGTTTACCCAAAACTTCTCATTGACTTCCTatcagaaaaacagatcatatcATATTCAGCCTGTGTCTTGcaactttttacattttacttttttggcAGTTCAGAGTTTTTACTCTTGGCAGCCATGGCctatgacaggtatgtgtctatatgtaaacctctgcaatatccaactatcatgacaaaaaacacagtgaggatTTTGCTGATTCTATCTTGGTTTGTATCTGCTTGCCATATTGCAGTCCCAGCAATAATAAGTGCTGAAACTAAACTGTGTAACTTTACTTTAAAAGGAATATTTTGCAACAATACAATTTTCCAGCTCCACTGTGTAAGATCAAGATTACTCACTATATATGGTGTGGTTGCTTTAATAGATCTCGTAATACTCCCCATGTTGTTCATAATTTgtacatatataaagataatTATAATATCTTATCAAAGTTGtagagaagtcagaaaaaaagtTGCAGAGACCTGTTTACCTCATCTGttggttttaattagtttttccTGTTGGAGTGCTTATGATGTCAGTATAGCTCGAGTGGAATCCAACTTTCCAAAAATTGCACACTTAGTAATGACCCTACAAATAGTTCTCTATCATCCCTTGTTTAATCCACTCATCTATGGGTTGAAAATGAAAGCAATTTCTAAACACCTCAGAAGGCTGTTCTGTACAGCCAAAAT
- the LOC108881957 gene encoding olfactory receptor 4B1-like has translation MDDELNVTYITLSGYVEIDKYRYVYFLVLFTVYILIICSNSTIVCLIMIHKNLQEPMYIFIAALLLNSVLYSTSIYPKLLIDFICEKQIISYSACLFQFFTFYFFGSTEFLLLAAMAYDRYVSICKPLQYPTIMTKNTVRILLILSWFVSACHIAVPAIISAETKLCNFTLKGIFCNNTMYQLHCVRSRLLTIYGVVGLVDLVILPMLFIICTYIKIIIISYQSCREVRKKAAETCLPHLLVLISFSCLSAYDISIARVESNFSKTVRLVMTLQIVLYHPLFNPLIYGLKMKAISKHLRRLFGPAKSI, from the coding sequence ATGGATGATGAGTTAAATGTTACATACATAACTCTTAGTGGGTATGTGGAAATTGACAAATACaggtatgtttattttttggttttgtttacagtatatattctaATAATCTGCAGTAATTCTACTATTGTATGTCTTATCATGATTCACAAAAACCTCCAAGAacctatgtacattttcattgcagctttgCTACTGAACTCTGTTCTTTATAGCACAAGTATTTACCCAAAACTTCTCATTGATTTCATATGtgaaaaacagatcatatcATATTCAGCCTGTCTGTTtcaattttttacattttacttttttggcAGTACAGAGTTTTTACTCTTAGCAGCTATGGCGtatgacaggtatgtgtctatatgtaaacctctgcaatatccaactatcatgacaaaaaacacagtgaggatTTTGCTGATTCTATCTTGGTTTGTATCTGCTTGCCATATTGCAGTCCCAGCAATAATAAGTGCTGAAACTAAACTGTGTAACTTTACTTTAAAAGGAATATTTTGCAACAACACAATGTATCAGCTTCACTGTGTAAGATCAAGATTACTCACTATATATGGTGTGGTCGGTTTAGTAGATCTCGTAATACTCCCCATGTTGTTCATAATTTgtacatatataaagataatTATAATATCTTATCAAAGTTGtagagaagtcagaaaaaaagctgcagagacCTGTTTACCTCATCTGTTGGTTTTAATCAGTTTCTCTTGTTTGAGTGCTTATGATATCAGTATAGCTCGAGTGGAATCCAACTTTTCAAAAACTGTGCGCTTAGTAATGACGCTGCAAATAGTTTTGTATCATCCCTTGTTTAATCCACTCATCTATGGGTTGAAAATGAAAGCAATTTCTAAACACCTCAGAAGGCTGTTCGGTCCAGCCAAAAGTATCTGA
- the LOC108881956 gene encoding olfactory receptor 11A1-like, with product MDDELNVTYITLSGYVEIDRYRYVYFFVMFTVYILIICSNSTIVSLIVIHKHLHEPMYIFIAALLLNCVLFSTVIYPKLLIDVLSEKQFISYSACVFQFFLYYSLGTSEFLLLAAMSYDRYVSICKPLQYPTIMRKNTVRILLVLAWLVPACHSALPLILRTETKLCNFTLKGIFCNNTMYQLHCVTSRLLSIYGVVALVDLVILPMLFIIFTYIKIIIISYQSCREVRKKAAETCLPHLLVLISFSCLSAYDISIARVESNFPKTARLVMMLQVVFYHPLFNPLIYGLKMKEISKHLRRLFGPAKSI from the coding sequence ATGGATGATGAGTTAAATGTTACATACATAACTCTTAGTGGGTATGTGGAAATTGACAGATACagatatgtttatttttttgtcatgtttacagtatatattctaATCATCTGCAGTAATTCTACTATTGTGTCTCTTATTGTGATTCACAAACACCTACATGAGCCTATGTACATATTCATTGCAGCTTTGCTACTGAACTGTGTCCTTTTTAGTACTGTTATCTACCCAAAGCTTCTCATCGatgttttatctgaaaaacagtTCATATCATATTCAGCCTGTGTCTTCCAGTTTTTTCTATACTATTCTTTAGGCACTTCAGAGTTTTTACTCTTGGCAGCCATGTCctatgacaggtatgtgtctatatgtaaacctctgcaatatccaactatcatgagaaaaaacacagtgaggatTTTGCTGGTGTTGGCCTGGCTTGTACCTGCTTGTCACAGTGCACTCCCATTAATACTGAGAACTGAAACTAAACTGTGTAACTTTACTTTAAAAGGAATATTTTGCAACAACACAATGTATCAGCTCCACTGTGTAACCTCAAGATTACTGTCAATATATGGTGTGGTCGCTTTAGTAGATCTCGTAATACTCCCCATGTTGTTCATAATTTttacatatataaagataatTATAATATCTTATCAAAGTTGtagagaagtcagaaaaaaagctgcagagacCTGTTTACCTCATCTGTTGGTTTTAATCAGTTTCTCTTGTTTGAGTGCTTATGATATCAGTATAGCTCGAGTGGAATCCAACTTTCCAAAAACTGCGCGCTTAGTAATGATGTTACAAGTAGTTTTCTATCATCCCTTGTTTAATCCACTCATCTATGggttgaaaatgaaagaaatttcTAAACACCTCAGAAGGCTGTTCGGTCCAGCCAAAAGTATCTGA
- the LOC108881955 gene encoding olfactory receptor 11A1, whose translation MDDDLNVTYVTLGGHVEVYKYRYLYFFIIFTAYILIICFNFTIVCLICFHKNLHEPMYIFIAALLLNSVVFSTNIHPKLLIDFLSEKQIISYSACLFQFYLCYTLSGSEFLLLAAMAYDRYVSICKPLQYPTIMRKATISILLLLAWLLPAFQTAVPVILSADMKLCNLVVEGFFCNNSMYSLHCVSSRARSVFGVVTLIITALFPFLFILFTYTRILIISYRSCRDVRKKAAQTCLPHLLVLISFSCLCAYDIIIVRLGSDFPTAARFIMTLQTALYHPLFNPIIYGLKMKEISKHLKRLICQTKVM comes from the coding sequence ATGGATGATGACCTTAATGTAACATATGTAACACTTGGTGGGCATGTGGAAGTGTACAAATACAggtatctttatttttttatcatttttacagcATATATTCTAATCATCTGCTTTAATTTCACCATTGTGTGTCTCATCTGTTTTCACAAAAACCTTCATGAacctatgtacattttcattgcagcgTTGTTACTGaactctgttgttttcagtaCTAATATCCACCCAAAGTTGTTAattgactttttatctgaaaaacagatcatatcATATTCAGCCTGtctctttcagttttatctgtgttaTACATTAAGTGGTTCAGAATTCTTACTCTTGGCAGCCATGGCctatgacaggtatgtgtctaTCTGTAAACCTCTGCAATATCCAACTATCATGAGAAAAGCAACCATCAGTATTTTACTGCTTCTAGCTTGGCTTCTCCCTGCTTTTCAGACTGCAGTTCCAGTAATACTGAGTGCAGATATGAAACTTTGTAATCTAGTAGTAGAAGGATTTTTTTGCAACAATTCAATGTACAGTCTCCACTGTGTGAGTTCAAGAGCACGATCTGTATTTGGTGTTGTTACTCTGATAATCACTGCACTTTTCCCTTTTCTATTCATACTATTTACATATACTAGGATACTTATAATATCTTACAGAAGTTGTAGAGatgtcaggaaaaaagctgcacagacctgtttacctcacctgctggttttaatcagcttctcctgtttgtgtgcatatgacATAATTATAGTTCGACTGGGGTCTGATTTTCCAACAGCTGCACGTTTCATAATGACTTTACAAACAGCTCTGTATCATCCTCTATTCAATCCAATTATATATGgactaaaaatgaaagaaatatctaAACACCTGAAGAGGTTGATCTGTCAAACCAAAGTAATGTGA
- the LOC108881954 gene encoding olfactory receptor 11A1-like, with amino-acid sequence MDDDLNVTYVTLGGHVEVHKYRYLYFFIIFTAYILIICFNFTIVCLICFHKNLHEPMYIFIAALLLNSVVFSTNIHPKLLIDFLSEKQIISYSACLFQFYLCYTLSGSEFLLLAAMAYDRYVSICKPLQYPTIMRKTTVSIFLVLAWLLPACQNVVPVILSADMKLCNLVVEGFFCNNSMYSLHCVSSRAQSVFGVIALIIAALFPFLFILFTYTRILIISYRSCRDVRKKAAQTCLPHLLVLISFSCLCAYDIIIVRLGSDFPTAARFIMTLQTALYHPLFNPIIYGLKMKEISKHLKRLICQTKVM; translated from the coding sequence ATGGATGATGACCTTAATGTAACATATGTAACACTTGGTGGGCATGTGGAAGTGCACAAATACAggtatctttatttttttatcatttttacagcATATATTCTAATAATCTGCTTTAATTTCACCATTGTGTGTCTCATCTGTTTTCACAAAAACCTTCATGAacctatgtacattttcattgcagcgTTGTTACTGaactctgttgttttcagtaCTAATATCCACCCAAAGTTGTTAattgactttttatctgaaaaacagatcatatcATATTCAGCCTGtctctttcagttttatctgtgttaTACATTAAGTGGTTCAGAATTCTTACTCTTGGCAGCCATGGCctatgacaggtatgtgtctaTCTGTAAACCTCTGCAATATCCAACTATCATGAGAAAAACGACTGTAAGTATTTTTCTGGTTTTGGCTTGGCTTCTGCCTGCTTGTCAGAATGTAGTTCCAGTAATACTGAGTGCAGATATGAAACTTTGTAATCTAGTAGTAGAAGGATTTTTTTGCAACAATTCAATGTACAGTCTCCACTGTGTGAGTTCAAGAGCACAATCTGTATTTGGTGTTATTGCTTTGATAATTGCAGCACTTTTCCCTTTTCTATTCATACTATTTACATATACTAGGATACTTATAATATCTTACAGAAGTTGTAGAGatgtcaggaaaaaagctgcacagacctgtttacctcacctgctggttttaatcagcttctcctgtttgtgtgcatatgacATAATTATAGTTCGACTGGGGTCTGATTTTCCAACAGCTGCACGTTTCATAATGACTTTACAAACAGCTCTGTATCATCCTCTATTCAATCCAATTATATATGgactaaaaatgaaagaaatatctaAACACCTGAAGAGGTTGATCTGTCAAACCAAAGTAATGTGA
- the LOC108881953 gene encoding olfactory receptor 6N2-like: MDHDLNVTYLTFGGHLEVNKYRYLYFLITFTSYILIICFNFTIVCLICIHKNLHEPMYIFIAALLLNSVVFSSAMYPKLLIDFLSEKQIISYSACLFQFFLFYSLSGAEFLLLAAMAYDRYVSICKPLQYPTIMRKTTVSILLGVAWLLPACQIAVPVILSADMKICNFIVRGIFCNNSIYNLHCVSSRARSVFGVVALIITALCPFLFILFTYTSILIISYQRLNIRKKAAQTCLPHLLVLISFSCLCAYDVIIVRLGSDFPKTARFIMTLQAVLYHPLFNPIIYGLKMKEISKHLKRLFCQVRVI; the protein is encoded by the coding sequence ATGGATCATGACCTTAATGTAACATATCTAACTTTTGGTGGGCATTTGGAAGTGAATAAATACAgatatctttattttttgatCACTTTTACATCATATATTCTAATAATCTGCTTTAATTTCACCATTGTGTGTCTCATCTGCATTCACAAAAACCTCCATGAacctatgtacattttcattgcagcgTTGTTACTGAactctgttgttttcagctCTGCTATGTATCCAAAGTTGTTAattgactttttatctgaaaaacagatcatatcATATTCAGCctgtctctttcagttttttttattttactccttAAGTGGTGCAGAATTCTTACTCTTGGCAGCCATGGCctatgacaggtatgtgtctatctgtaaacctctgcaatatccaactatcatgagaaaaacaactgtgaGTATTTTATTGGGTGTAGCTTGGCTTCTGCCTGCTTGTCAGATTGCAGTTCCAGTAATACTGAGTGCAGATATGaaaatttgtaattttattgtAAGAGGAATTTTTTGCAACAATTCAATTTACAATCTCCACTGTGTGAGTTCAAGAGCACGATCTGTATTTGGTGTTGTAGCTCTGATAATTACTGCACTTTGCCCTTTTCTCTTCATACTATTTACATACACCAGTATACTTATAATATCCTATCAAAGATTAAATatcaggaaaaaagctgcacagacctgtttacctcacctgttggttttaatcagcttctcctgtttgtgtgcatatgatGTAATTATAGTTCGACTGGGGTCTGATTTTCCAAAAACTGCACGTTTCATAATGACTTTACAGGCAGTTCTGTATCATCCTTTATTCAATCCAATTATATATGgactaaaaatgaaagaaatatctaAACATCTGAAGAGGTTGTTCTGTCAAGTCAGAGTGATATGA
- the LOC108881952 gene encoding olfactory receptor 6N2-like: MDDNFNVTYITFSGHVEVHKYRYLYFLIMFSVYILIICFNFTIVCLICIHRNLHEPMYIFIAALLINSVVFSTNIHPKLLIDFLSEKQIISYSACLFQFYLCYTLSGSEFLLLAVMAYDRYVSICKPLQYPTIMRKTTVSILLGVAWLLPACQTAVAVILSADMKLCILTLKGIFCNNSIYNLHCVSSRTLSIFGVIAVINAALFPLLFILFTYTRILIISYRRLNVRKKAAQTCLPHLLVLISFSCLCAYDIIIVRLGSDFPKTARFIMTLQAVLYHPLFNPIIYGLKMKEISKHLKRLICDVTY; this comes from the coding sequence ATGGATGATAACTTTAATGTAACATATATAACATTTTCTGGGCATGTGGAAGTGCATAAATACagatatctttattttttaatcatgttttcagTATACATTCTAATAATCTGCTTTAATTTCACCATTGTGTGTCTCATCTGCATTCACAGAAACCTTCATGAgcctatgtacattttcattgcagctttaTTAATCaactctgttgttttcagtaCTAATATCCACCCAAAGTTGTTAattgactttttatctgaaaaacagatcatatcATATTCAGCCTGtctctttcagttttatctgtgttaTACATTAAGTGGTTCAGAATTCTTACTCCTGGCAGTCATGGCCTATGACAGGTATGTATCTATCTGTAAACCTCTGCAATATCCAACTAtcatgagaaaaacaactgtCAGTATTTTATTGGGTGTAGCTTGGCTTCTGCCTGCTTGTCAGACTGCAGTTGCAGTAATACTGAGTGCAGACATGAAACTTTGTATTTTAACCTTAAAGGGAATTTTTTGTAACAATTCAATTTACAATCTCCACTGTGTGAGTTCAAGAACACTATCTATATTTGGTGTTATTGCTGTAATAAATGCTGCActtttccctctgctcttcatACTTTTCACATATACTAGGATACTTATAATATCCTATCGAAGAttaaatgtcaggaaaaaagctgcacagacctgtttacctcacctgttggttttaatcagcttctcctgtttgtgtgcatatgacATAATTATAGTTCGACTGGGGTCTGATTTTCCAAAAACTGCACGTTTCATAATGACTTTACAGGCAGTTCTGTATCATCCTCTATTCAATCCAATTATATATGgactaaaaatgaaagaaatatctaAACACCTGAAGAGGTTGATCTGTGATGTGACGTATTAG
- the LOC108881951 gene encoding olfactory receptor 11A1-like translates to MDDELNVTYLTFAGHVEVHKYRYLYFLIIFTAYILIICFNFTIVCLICIHKNLHEPMYIFIAALLINSVVFSTAIHPKLLIDFLSEKQIISYSACLFQFFLCYALSGAEFLLLAAMAYDRYVSICKPLQYPTIMTKTTVSILLGVAWLLPVCQTTIPIILSADMKLCNITLKGIFCNNSIYNLHCVSSRARSIAGVIAVINAALLPLLFILFTYTRILIISYRSCRDVRKKAAQTCLPHLLVLISFSCLCAYDVIIVRLGSDFPKTARFIMTLQAVLYHPLFNPIIYGLKMKEISKHLKRLFCQARVM, encoded by the coding sequence ATGGATGATGAACTTAATGTAACATATCTAACATTTGCTGGGCATGTGGAAGTGCATAAATACAGATACCTatattttctgatcatttttacAGCATATATTCTAATAATCTGCTTTAATTTCACCATTGTGTGTCTCATCTGCATTCACAAAAACCTCCATGAgcctatgtacattttcattgcagctttaTTAATCAactctgttgttttcagcaCTGCTATCCACCCAAAATTGTTAattgactttttatctgaaaaacagatcatatcATATTCAGCCTGTctctttcaattttttttatgttatgcCTTAAGTGGTGCAGAATTCTTACTCTTGGCAGCCATGGCctatgacaggtatgtgtctaTCTGTAAACCTCTTCAATATCCAACtatcatgacaaaaacaactgtGAGTATTTTATTGGGTGTAGCATGGCTTCTGCCTGTTTGTCAGACTACAATCCCAATAATACTGAGTGCGGATATGAAACTGTGTAATATAACCTTAAAGGGAATTTTTTGTAACAATTCAATTTACAATCTCCACTGTGTGAGTTCAAGAGCACGATCTATAGCTGGTGTTATTGCTGTAATAAATGCTGcacttctccctctgctcttcatACTTTTCACATATACTAGGATACTTATAATATCTTACAGAAGTTGTAGAGatgtcaggaaaaaagctgcacagacctgtttacctcacctgctggttttaatcagcttctcctgtttgtgtgcatatgatGTAATTATAGTTCGACTGGGGTCTGATTTTCCAAAAACTGCACGTTTCATAATGACTTTACAGGCAGTTCTGTATCATCCTCTATTCAATCCAATTATATATGgactaaaaatgaaagaaatatctaAACACCTGAAGAGGTTGTTCTGTCAAGCCAGAGTGATGTAA
- the LOC108881949 gene encoding olfactory receptor 11A1-like, translating into MDNELNVTYVTLGGHVEVHKYRYLYFLIIFTAYILIICFNFTIVCLICFHKNLHEPMYIFIAALLINSVLFSTAIHPKLLIDFLSEKQIISYSACLFQFFLFYGLSGSEFLLLAAMAYDRYVSICKPLQYPTIMTKTTVSIFLVLAWLVSACQTAVAVILSADMKVCNLTLKGILCNNSIYNLHCVSSRTLSIFGVIAVINAALLPLLFILFTYTRILIISYRSCRDVRKKAAQTCLPHLLVLISFSGLCTYDIIIVRLGSDFPKTARLIMTLQVILYHPLFNPIIYGLKMKEISKHLKRLICQARVM; encoded by the coding sequence atGGATAATGAACTTAATGTAACATATGTAACTCTTGGTGGGCATGTGGAAGTGCATAAATACAGATACCTatattttctgatcatttttacAGCATATATTCTAATAATCTGCTTTAATTTCACCATTGTGTGTCTCATCTGTTTTCACAAAAACCTCCATGAgcctatgtacattttcattgcagctttaTTAATCAACTCTGTTCTTTTCAGCACTGCTATCCACCCAAAATTGTTAattgactttttatctgaaaaacagatcatatcATATTCAGCctgtctctttcagttttttctattttatggTTTAAGTGGTTCAGAATTCTTACTCTTGGCAGCCATGGCctatgacaggtatgtgtctatctgtaaacctctgcaatatccaactatcatgacaaaaacaactgtGAGTATTTTTCTGGTTTTGGCATGGCTTGTATCTGCTTGTCAGACTGCAGTTGCAGTAATACTGAGTGCAGATATGAAAGTCTGTAATTTAACCTTAAAGGGAATTTTGTGCAACAATTCAATTTACAATCTCCACTGTGTGAGTTCAAGAACACTATCTATATTTGGTGTTATTGCTGTTATAAATGCTGcacttctccctctgctcttcatACTTTTCACATATACTAGGATACTTATAATATCTTACAGAAGTTGTAGAGatgtcaggaaaaaagctgcacagacctgtTTGCCTCACCTCTTAGTTTTAATCAGCTTCTCTGGTTTGTGCACATATGATATCATTATAGTTCGACTAGGGTCTGATTTTCCAAAAACTGCACgtttaataatgactttacaaGTGATTCTGTATCATCCTCTATTCAATCCAATTATATATGgactaaaaatgaaagaaatatctaAACACCTGAAGAGGTTGATCTGTCAAGCCAGAGTGATGTGA
- the LOC108881948 gene encoding olfactory receptor 10AG1-like — protein MDEDINATYITLSGYVEVEKYRYVYCVIMFTVYILIICCNSTIVCLIVIHKNLHEPMYIFIAALLINSVLYSTAIYPKLLVDFLSEKQIISHLLCHFQYFIFYTLGGSEFLLLAAMAYDRYVSICKPLQYPTIMTKTTISIVLVLAWLVPASQVVGSAILSAKTKLCSFTLKGIFCNNSIHKLHCVSSRGLSVYGVIILLNIVFLPLLYIVFTYIKILIISYRRCREVRTKAAQTCLPHLLVLINFSLLCTYDIIILRLESDFPKTARLIMTLQVIMYHPLFNPIIYGLKMKKISEHLKRLFCQ, from the coding sequence ATGGATGAAGACATAAATGCAACATATATTACTCTAAGTGGGTATGTAGAAGTTGAAAAATACAGATATGTTTATTGTGTAAttatgtttacagtatatattctgATAATTTGCTGTAATTCCACTATTGTGTGTCTTATTGTGATTCACAAAAACCTCCATGAgcctatgtacattttcattgcagctttgtTAATCAACTCTGTTCTTTACAGCACTGCCATTTACCCAAAGCTTTTGGTGGACTTTCtatctgaaaaacagatcatatcACATCTACTGTGTCactttcagtattttatattttacactttaGGGGGTTCAGAGTTTTTACTGTTGGCAGCCATGGCctatgacaggtatgtgtctaTATGTAAACCTCTGCAATATCCAACTATCATGACAAAAACTACTATCAGTATTGTGTTAGTTTTGGCTTGGCTTGTACCTGCCTCTCAGGTTGTGGGATCAGCTATATTGAGCGCTAAGACAAAACTATGTAGCTTTACTTTGAAAGGAATTTTTTGTAACAATTCAATTCACAAACTTCACTGTGTGAGCTCAAGAGGGCTATCAGTGTATGGTGTGATCATTTTGCTCAATATTGTATTTTTGCCTTTGCTGTACATAGTTTTTACGTACATAAAGATTCTCATAATATCTTATAGAAGATGTAGAGAAGTCAGGAcaaaagctgcacagacctgtTTACCTCACCTGTTGGTTTTAATCAATTTTTCATTGTTGTGTACATATGATATTATTATACTTAGACTGGAATCTGATTTTCCAAAAACTGCACGTTTAATTATGACTTTACAAGTAATAATGTATCATCCTCTCTTTAATCCAATCATATAtggactaaaaatgaaaaaaatctctgaACACCTGAAGAGGTTGTTCTGTCAATAA